A genome region from Taeniopygia guttata chromosome 5, bTaeGut7.mat, whole genome shotgun sequence includes the following:
- the CPSF7 gene encoding cleavage and polyadenylation specificity factor subunit 7 isoform X1: protein MGFGAHRDLGGRPQRVPKASVTPCPPAPLPRAPSVSWLRPVPARAPAFPASGNMSEGVDLIDIYADEEFTQDPEFSNADQMDLYDDVLAASSQPQEKRSSSSEAPPEIRQEPSPKPNSKPPAILYTYSGLRNKRAAVYIGSFSWWTTDQQLIQTIRSVGVYDMVELKFAENRANGQSKGYAEVVVASENSVHKLLELLPGKILNGDKVEVRLATRQNLSQFEAQARKRVPPRAHSRDSVDAVDGRATPTENALPPARLEKPPSVLPFFSRPPALPLMGLPPPPMPPPPPLSSAFGVPPPPPGIPYQHLLPPPPRLPPPLAVPPPGAVPPALHLNPAFFPPPTAALGPPPDTYGKAMAPYNHSSRELGPPIPAVSEGEFEEIMNRNRAISSSAISKAVSGASAGDYSNAIETLLTAIAVIKQSRVASDERCRVLLSSLKDCLHGIEAKSYSSSSSSSSRKRHRSRERSPSRSRESSRRHRDLLHGDDRHEDYFQERSREHERHRDRDRDRDRHH from the exons atgggatttggggcacacagggatttggggggacgCCCCCAGCGGGTCCCCAAGGCCTCAGTGACCCCCTGCCCCCCCGCTCCCCTCCCCAGAGCACCTTCCGTGTCCTGGCTCCGCCCGGTCCCAGCCCGGGCTCCCGCTTTTCCCGCCTCTGGAAATATGTCCGAGGGAGTGGATCTGATTGACATCTACGCCGACGAGGAGTTCACCCAG GACCCGGAGTTCAGTAATGCTGACCAGATGGATCTCTACGACGACGTGTTAgcagccagctcccagccccaggaaaAGCGTTCCAGCAGCTCGGAAGCGCCTCCGGAGATCCGTCAGGAGCCGTCTCCCAAGCCCAACAGCAAACCCCCGGCCATCCTGTACACCTACAGCGGGCTCCGGAACAAGAGGGCTGCAGTCTACATCGGGAGCTTCTCCTGG TGGACTACTGACCAGCAGCTGATCCAGACCATCCGCTCCGTTGGAGTCTACGACATGGTGGAGCTGAAATTCGCGGAGAACCGAGCCAATGGCCAATCCAAGGG GTACGCGGAGGTGGTGGTCGCCTCCGAGAACTCAGTCCATAAactgctggagctgcttcccGGAAAGATCCTGAATGGAGACAAGGTGGAGGTGAGGCTGGCGACCCGGCAGAACCTGTCGCAGTTCGAGGCTCAGGCTCGCAAAC GTGTGCCGCCGCGGGCCCACTCCCGGGATTCCGTGGATGCAGTGGACGGCCGGGCGACGCCGACGGAGAACGCGCTGCCCCCTGCCCGCCTGGAGAAGCCTCCCTCGGTCCTGCCCTTCTTCAGCCGCCCCCCTGCGCTGCCCCTCATGGGGCTACCCCCACCTCCCATGCCCCCTCCGCCTCCCCTGTCCTCCGCTTTCGGagtccctcctcctcctcctggaaTTCCCTACCAGCACCTGCTGCCACCGCCGCCCCGGCTGCCCCCgcccctggccgtgcccccgccaggggctgtgcccccCGCCCTGCACCTCAATCCCGCCTTCTTCCCGCCACCCACCGCCGCCCTGGGACCCCCTCCAGACACCTACGGCAAGGCCATGGCTCCCTACAACCACAGCAG CCGGGAGCTGGGCCCGCCGATCCCGGCCGTGAGCGAAGGCGAGTTTGAGGAAATCATGAACCGCAACCGCGCCATCTCCAGCAGCGCCATTTCCAAGGCGGTGTCCGGCGCTAGCGCAG GGGATTACAGCAATGCCATCGAGACTCTGCTCACAGCCATCGCTGTCATCAAGCAGTCGCGCGTGGCCAGCGACGAGCGGTGCCGCGtcctcctctcttccctcaAGGATTGCCTGCATGGAATTGAGGCCAAATcctacagcagcagctccagcagcagctccag gaaaagaCACCGATCTCGGGAGCGCTCTCCCAGCCGGTCCCGCGAGAGCAGCCGGCGGCACCGGGATCTGCTCCACGGCGATGATCGGCACGAGGATTATTTCCAGGAGCGGAGCCGGGAGCATGAGCGGCAtcgggacagggacagagacagggaccGGCACCACTGA
- the CPSF7 gene encoding cleavage and polyadenylation specificity factor subunit 7 isoform X2, with translation MSEGVDLIDIYADEEFTQDPEFSNADQMDLYDDVLAASSQPQEKRSSSSEAPPEIRQEPSPKPNSKPPAILYTYSGLRNKRAAVYIGSFSWWTTDQQLIQTIRSVGVYDMVELKFAENRANGQSKGYAEVVVASENSVHKLLELLPGKILNGDKVEVRLATRQNLSQFEAQARKRVPPRAHSRDSVDAVDGRATPTENALPPARLEKPPSVLPFFSRPPALPLMGLPPPPMPPPPPLSSAFGVPPPPPGIPYQHLLPPPPRLPPPLAVPPPGAVPPALHLNPAFFPPPTAALGPPPDTYGKAMAPYNHSSRELGPPIPAVSEGEFEEIMNRNRAISSSAISKAVSGASAGDYSNAIETLLTAIAVIKQSRVASDERCRVLLSSLKDCLHGIEAKSYSSSSSSSSRKRHRSRERSPSRSRESSRRHRDLLHGDDRHEDYFQERSREHERHRDRDRDRDRHH, from the exons ATGTCCGAGGGAGTGGATCTGATTGACATCTACGCCGACGAGGAGTTCACCCAG GACCCGGAGTTCAGTAATGCTGACCAGATGGATCTCTACGACGACGTGTTAgcagccagctcccagccccaggaaaAGCGTTCCAGCAGCTCGGAAGCGCCTCCGGAGATCCGTCAGGAGCCGTCTCCCAAGCCCAACAGCAAACCCCCGGCCATCCTGTACACCTACAGCGGGCTCCGGAACAAGAGGGCTGCAGTCTACATCGGGAGCTTCTCCTGG TGGACTACTGACCAGCAGCTGATCCAGACCATCCGCTCCGTTGGAGTCTACGACATGGTGGAGCTGAAATTCGCGGAGAACCGAGCCAATGGCCAATCCAAGGG GTACGCGGAGGTGGTGGTCGCCTCCGAGAACTCAGTCCATAAactgctggagctgcttcccGGAAAGATCCTGAATGGAGACAAGGTGGAGGTGAGGCTGGCGACCCGGCAGAACCTGTCGCAGTTCGAGGCTCAGGCTCGCAAAC GTGTGCCGCCGCGGGCCCACTCCCGGGATTCCGTGGATGCAGTGGACGGCCGGGCGACGCCGACGGAGAACGCGCTGCCCCCTGCCCGCCTGGAGAAGCCTCCCTCGGTCCTGCCCTTCTTCAGCCGCCCCCCTGCGCTGCCCCTCATGGGGCTACCCCCACCTCCCATGCCCCCTCCGCCTCCCCTGTCCTCCGCTTTCGGagtccctcctcctcctcctggaaTTCCCTACCAGCACCTGCTGCCACCGCCGCCCCGGCTGCCCCCgcccctggccgtgcccccgccaggggctgtgcccccCGCCCTGCACCTCAATCCCGCCTTCTTCCCGCCACCCACCGCCGCCCTGGGACCCCCTCCAGACACCTACGGCAAGGCCATGGCTCCCTACAACCACAGCAG CCGGGAGCTGGGCCCGCCGATCCCGGCCGTGAGCGAAGGCGAGTTTGAGGAAATCATGAACCGCAACCGCGCCATCTCCAGCAGCGCCATTTCCAAGGCGGTGTCCGGCGCTAGCGCAG GGGATTACAGCAATGCCATCGAGACTCTGCTCACAGCCATCGCTGTCATCAAGCAGTCGCGCGTGGCCAGCGACGAGCGGTGCCGCGtcctcctctcttccctcaAGGATTGCCTGCATGGAATTGAGGCCAAATcctacagcagcagctccagcagcagctccag gaaaagaCACCGATCTCGGGAGCGCTCTCCCAGCCGGTCCCGCGAGAGCAGCCGGCGGCACCGGGATCTGCTCCACGGCGATGATCGGCACGAGGATTATTTCCAGGAGCGGAGCCGGGAGCATGAGCGGCAtcgggacagggacagagacagggaccGGCACCACTGA
- the SDHAF2 gene encoding succinate dehydrogenase assembly factor 2, mitochondrial → MAAARLCSLRRHLLWPLIPQRGYRGDSPTDSGKDVLEIPLPPWQERLDEPLDIKRARLLYESRKRGMLENCILLSLFAKENLARMSEEQLNRYDRLINEPSNDWDIYYWATEAKPTPTEFDTDVMAMLREFAKNRNREQRLRQPDLEYLFEPPR, encoded by the exons ATGGCGGCGgccagg ctctgctccctgcgcCGGCATCTCCTGTGGCCGCTGATCCCGCAGCGCGGCTACCGGGGGGATTCCCCCACGGATTCCGGGAAGGACGTGCTGGAGATCCCGCTGCCCCCCTGGCAGGAGCGTCTGGACGAACCACTGGATATCAAGAGAGCACGGCTGCTGTACgagagcaggaaaaggggcATGCTGGAAAACTGCATCCTGCTCAG cctctttGCCAAGGAAAACCTGGCGCGCATGAGCGAGGAGCAGCTGAACCGCTATGACCGCCTCATCAACGAGCCCAGTAACGACTGGGACATTTATTACTGGGCCACTG AAGCGAAGCCCACGCCGACGGAGTTCGACACGGACGTGATGGCCATGCTGAGGGAATTTGCCAAAAACAGGAacagggagcagaggctccGGCAGCCGGACCTGGAATATCTGTTTGAGCCACCACGCTGA
- the LOC115495428 gene encoding uncharacterized protein isoform X1 gives MPSLPQDSPAAGLGTGFPMVRGPPSELMGFYITSYEVAFGKRPTGWPQKLEKGRVLGIEPPGDRSVHPLLGVHTDSGYVTNNYSALGSLISPHVERQDTDVSTTSEDFKVFGRPEYQRMLPEHVHEPECRCPTDFSFSRLRFGEVIAPKASGEYGTQSHCASPAKPDVPPRATELSVCTRTTQRSDLIVPEQPLDVGDGRMDSVPAKCSIPQPAMGHPAPFAPPELQVGPKGVTTWKEPLAYSTVHNQYLTNLSPLAPVAPGESGGDHSPQEEWTPPSPIPPGFSRLVGTASNHLGPEICGGHPDPKS, from the exons ATGCCGTCCCTGCCGCAGGACTCACCCGCCGCggggttggggacagggttCCCCATGGTGAGGGGTCCCCCCTCCGAGCTCATGGGCTTCTACATCACCTCCTACGAGGTGGCCTTCGGGAAGAGGCCCACGGGGTGGCCCCAAAAGTTGGAGAAGGGGCGCGTTTTGGGGATTGAGCCCCCCGGTGACAGGAGCGTGCACCCCCTCCTCGGCGTCCACACCGACTCGGGATATGTCACCAACAACTACTCGGCACTGGGATCCCTGATCTCCCCGCACGTGGAGCG CCAGGACACCGACGTGTCCACCACCTCCGAGGACTTCAAGGTCTTCGGGCGCCCGGAATACCAAAGGATGTTGCCCGAGCACGTGCATGAGCCGGAGTGTCGGTGTCCCACTGACTTCTCCTTTTCCCGCCTCCGTTTCGGGGAGGTGATAGCCCCAAAAGCATCCGGGGAATATGGCACCCAGAGCCACTGCGCCAGTCCTGCCAAGCCAG ATGTCCCACCGAGGGCAACGGAACTGTCGGTCTGCACCAGGACCACCCAGAGGAGCGACCTCATCGTGCCAGAGCAGCCC CTTGATGTTGGTGATGGTCGGATGGATTCCGTTCCTGCCAAATGCAGCATT ccccagcctgccaTGGGCCATCCCGCCCCCTTCGCCCCGCCGGAGCTCCAAGTGGGACCCAAGGGAGTCACTACCTGGAAG GAGCCGTTGGCATACAGCACTGTCCACAACCAGTACCTGACCAATCTCTCACCGCTGGCCCCCGTAGCACCAGGTGAGTCTGGGGGGGATCACAGCCCCCAGGAGGAGTGGACACCCCCTTCACCAATCCCACCTGGATTTTCCAGGCTGGTGGGCACAGCCTCCAATCACCTGGGCCCCGAGATCTGTGGAGGGCATCCAGATCCCAAGTCCTAG
- the LOC115495428 gene encoding uncharacterized protein isoform X2: protein MPSLPQDSPAAGLGTGFPMVRGPPSELMGFYITSYEVAFGKRPTGWPQKLEKGRVLGIEPPGDRSVHPLLGVHTDSGYVTNNYSALGSLISPHVERQDTDVSTTSEDFKVFGRPEYQRMLPEHVHEPECRCPTDFSFSRLRFGEVIAPKASGEYGTQSHCASPAKPDVPPRATELSVCTRTTQRSDLIVPEQPLDVGDGRMDSVPAKCSIPQPAMGHPAPFAPPELQVGPKGVTTWKEPLAYSTVHNQYLTNLSPLAPVAPGWWAQPPITWAPRSVEGIQIPSPSGFSTNNQPTNLWRIDDPLT, encoded by the exons ATGCCGTCCCTGCCGCAGGACTCACCCGCCGCggggttggggacagggttCCCCATGGTGAGGGGTCCCCCCTCCGAGCTCATGGGCTTCTACATCACCTCCTACGAGGTGGCCTTCGGGAAGAGGCCCACGGGGTGGCCCCAAAAGTTGGAGAAGGGGCGCGTTTTGGGGATTGAGCCCCCCGGTGACAGGAGCGTGCACCCCCTCCTCGGCGTCCACACCGACTCGGGATATGTCACCAACAACTACTCGGCACTGGGATCCCTGATCTCCCCGCACGTGGAGCG CCAGGACACCGACGTGTCCACCACCTCCGAGGACTTCAAGGTCTTCGGGCGCCCGGAATACCAAAGGATGTTGCCCGAGCACGTGCATGAGCCGGAGTGTCGGTGTCCCACTGACTTCTCCTTTTCCCGCCTCCGTTTCGGGGAGGTGATAGCCCCAAAAGCATCCGGGGAATATGGCACCCAGAGCCACTGCGCCAGTCCTGCCAAGCCAG ATGTCCCACCGAGGGCAACGGAACTGTCGGTCTGCACCAGGACCACCCAGAGGAGCGACCTCATCGTGCCAGAGCAGCCC CTTGATGTTGGTGATGGTCGGATGGATTCCGTTCCTGCCAAATGCAGCATT ccccagcctgccaTGGGCCATCCCGCCCCCTTCGCCCCGCCGGAGCTCCAAGTGGGACCCAAGGGAGTCACTACCTGGAAG GAGCCGTTGGCATACAGCACTGTCCACAACCAGTACCTGACCAATCTCTCACCGCTGGCCCCCGTAGCACCAG GCTGGTGGGCACAGCCTCCAATCACCTGGGCCCCGAGATCTGTGGAGGGCATCCAGATCCCAAGTCCTAGTGGCTTCAGCACCAACAACCAGCCCACCAACCTGTGGCGCATCGACGACCCCCTGACATGA
- the LRRC10B gene encoding leucine-rich repeat-containing protein 10B, with amino-acid sequence MGSGGSAGRGARLAAAEGPDGVEQRLEVRGRQVPAELWAQQGLRKLYLSDAGLREVPDELAELQHLRTLALDGNELMEVPEAVCDLPHLAHLYLGRNGLQGLPPSFAQLQSLRCLWIEGNFLAHFPRALLQLPELRSLQLGDNRLCRLPAALPRMAGLRGLWLYGNRFQEFPSVLLRMDHIRVLDLDRNRIASFPDLTGLAALRLLSYDHNPVRQPPRVGDEVQLVGDGAQEYMEARQERLQSLQRQEEEEEEGTEAAPVSPEDGPEDGEGEFAALTGSPEET; translated from the coding sequence atgggcagcggcggctccgcggggcgAGGGGCCCGGCTGGCGGCAGCCGAGGGGCCCGACGGCGTCGAGCAGCGGCTGGAGGTGCGGGGCCGGCAGGTCCCGGCCGAGCTGTGGGCTCAGCAGGGGCTGCGGAAGCTCTACCTGAGCGACGCGGGGCTGCGGGAGGTCCCGGACGAGCTGGCGGAGCTGCAGCACCTGCGGACCCTCGCTCTGGACGGCAACGAGCTGATGGAGGTGCCCGAGGCCGTGTGCGACCTGCCCCACTTGGCGCACCTGTACCTGGGCCGCAacgggctgcaggggctgccgcCCTCCTTCGCCCAGCTCCAGAGCCTGCGCTGCCTCTGGATCGAGGGGAACTTCTTGGCGCACTTCCCCCGcgccctcctgcagctgccgGAGCTGCGCAGTCTCCAGCTGGGGGACAACCGGCTGTGCCGGCTGcccgcggcgctgccccgcATGGCCGGCCTGCGGGGGCTCTGGCTCTACGGGAACCGCTTCCAGGAGTTCCCGTCCGTGCTGCTCCGCATGGATCACATCCGCGTCCTCGACCTGGATCGCAACCGCATCGCCAGCTTCCCGGACCTCACCGGCCTCGCTGCCCTGCGCCTCCTGTCCTACGACCACAATCCCGTCCGGCAGCCGCCCCGCGTCGGGGATGAAGTGCAGCTGGTGGGGGACGGGGCGCAGGAATACATGGAAGCGCggcaggagaggctgcagagcctgcagcgccaggaggaggaggaggaggagggcacCGAGGCCGCCCCGGTATCTCCCGAGGATGGGCcggaggatggggagggggaatTTGCAGCCCTGACGGGATCTCCTGAGGAAACGTGA